The following proteins are encoded in a genomic region of Burkholderia gladioli:
- a CDS encoding MerR family transcriptional regulator produces the protein MPTPTPTSPAELPPEGAHANEYTVDELARVTDTTVRNVRAYQDRGLLTPPRKRGRVGIYDDTHVARLKVINHLLARGYTLSNIQDLIKAIDDGHDLRSILGLENAIGGRWSHERPKTYSLADLVSMFGPQTPASLMRVTELGLLERRGLSFVAKTPGLIEAAGALVREGIPVRELVDAMSIARPHFDAIARVLVDLVVRRLDRYDEGSLPPATDVPALVDAIWRLRPLSATFVEGEMNRALEAASGAYLGGRVATILDKQLSEEAARSEGQPAPRDGSGKDKRGKR, from the coding sequence ATGCCGACACCGACCCCGACCTCTCCCGCCGAGCTGCCGCCCGAAGGCGCGCATGCCAACGAGTACACCGTCGACGAGCTCGCCCGCGTGACCGACACCACGGTGCGCAACGTGCGTGCCTACCAGGATCGCGGGCTGCTCACGCCGCCGCGCAAGCGCGGCCGCGTCGGCATCTACGACGACACCCACGTGGCCCGGCTCAAGGTGATCAACCACCTGCTGGCGCGCGGCTACACGCTGTCCAACATCCAGGACCTGATCAAGGCGATCGACGATGGCCACGACCTGCGCTCGATCCTGGGCCTGGAGAACGCGATCGGCGGACGCTGGTCGCACGAGCGTCCGAAAACCTATTCGCTGGCCGACCTGGTCTCGATGTTCGGCCCGCAGACGCCGGCCTCGCTGATGCGCGTGACCGAGCTGGGCCTGCTGGAGCGGCGCGGCCTGTCCTTCGTCGCCAAGACGCCGGGCCTGATCGAGGCGGCCGGCGCGCTGGTGCGCGAGGGCATCCCGGTGCGCGAGCTGGTCGACGCGATGAGCATCGCGCGGCCGCATTTCGACGCGATCGCGCGCGTGCTGGTGGACCTGGTGGTGCGCCGTCTCGACCGCTACGACGAAGGCAGCCTGCCGCCGGCCACCGACGTGCCGGCCCTGGTCGACGCGATCTGGCGGCTGCGGCCGCTGTCGGCCACCTTCGTCGAGGGCGAGATGAACCGCGCGCTGGAAGCCGCCTCGGGCGCCTACCTCGGCGGGCGCGTGGCCACCATCCTCGACAAGCAGCTCAGCGAGGAAGCCGCGCGCAGCGAAGGCCAGCCGGCGCCGCGAGACGGCAGCGGCAAGGACAAGCGCGGCAAGCGCTGA
- a CDS encoding GNAT family N-acetyltransferase, with amino-acid sequence MSSPATASSASATTPHAACEIRDARDADLPAIHAIYAHHVLHSVASFEEVPPSLDEMRARRAAVLGHGLPWLVASVEGRLAGYAYAGPYRPRAAYRHTVEDSIYLDEAFRGRGIGRALLAELIARCERGPWRQMIAVIADGGRGGSTSLHAAFGFAPAGTLAAVGYKHGRWLDIALMQRALGPGADAPPARGDAGPHTG; translated from the coding sequence GTGTCCAGCCCCGCCACCGCCTCGTCCGCCTCCGCCACCACCCCGCACGCCGCCTGCGAGATCCGCGATGCCCGCGACGCGGACCTGCCCGCGATCCACGCGATCTATGCGCACCACGTGCTGCACAGCGTCGCCTCGTTCGAGGAGGTGCCGCCCTCGCTCGACGAGATGCGCGCGCGCCGCGCCGCCGTGCTCGGCCACGGCCTGCCCTGGCTGGTGGCGAGCGTCGAGGGCCGGCTGGCCGGCTACGCCTATGCCGGGCCCTATCGGCCGCGCGCGGCCTACCGCCATACCGTCGAGGACTCGATCTACCTCGACGAGGCGTTTCGCGGCCGCGGCATCGGCCGCGCCCTGCTCGCCGAGCTGATCGCGCGCTGCGAGCGCGGCCCGTGGCGCCAGATGATCGCGGTGATCGCCGACGGCGGGCGCGGCGGCTCCACCTCGCTGCATGCCGCGTTCGGCTTCGCGCCGGCCGGCACGCTCGCCGCGGTCGGCTACAAGCACGGCCGCTGGCTCGACATCGCGCTGATGCAGCGCGCGCTGGGCCCCGGCGCCGACGCGCCGCCCGCCAGGGGCGACGCCGGCCCGCACACAGGCTAA
- a CDS encoding sulfonate ABC transporter substrate-binding protein has protein sequence MPRFTRWLPAALLSAAALLGSTAASAQAGADHLLRIGYQKAGLLAVVKAQGALDDKLKSLGYTVKWFEFPAGPQLLEALNANSIDFGYTGAPPPVFAQAGGVRFVYVGAEQPAPHNEAIFVRAGSPIRDVAGLRGKKVALQKGSSSNYLLLAALNKAGLRYDEIHPVYLAPADARAAFESGDVDAWVVWDPYYAAAQSSLKVRTLSDYTGLTATYNFYEATRDFAAAHPEVVGAVLRQLRETGLWVNAHPAETAAIIAPKVGLDTALVETWFKRVPFGAVPIDERIVASQQAVADAFYGVKLIPRKLEVAENVWRDRAVEEALAAK, from the coding sequence ATGCCCCGCTTCACCCGCTGGCTGCCCGCCGCCCTCCTCAGCGCCGCCGCGCTGCTCGGTTCCACCGCCGCCAGCGCCCAGGCCGGCGCCGACCACCTGCTGCGCATCGGCTACCAGAAGGCCGGCCTGCTCGCCGTGGTGAAGGCGCAGGGCGCGCTCGACGACAAGCTGAAGTCGCTCGGCTACACGGTGAAATGGTTCGAGTTCCCGGCCGGCCCGCAACTGCTCGAGGCGCTCAACGCCAACAGCATCGACTTCGGCTATACCGGCGCGCCGCCGCCGGTGTTCGCGCAGGCCGGCGGCGTGCGCTTCGTCTATGTCGGCGCCGAGCAGCCGGCCCCGCACAACGAGGCGATCTTCGTGAGGGCCGGCTCGCCGATCCGCGACGTGGCGGGCCTGCGCGGCAAGAAGGTCGCGCTGCAGAAGGGCTCGAGCTCGAACTACCTGCTGCTGGCCGCGCTCAACAAGGCCGGCCTGCGCTACGACGAGATCCATCCCGTCTATCTCGCGCCCGCCGACGCGCGCGCCGCCTTCGAGAGCGGCGACGTGGACGCCTGGGTGGTCTGGGATCCTTACTACGCGGCCGCGCAGAGTTCGCTGAAGGTGCGCACCTTGTCGGACTACACCGGGCTCACGGCCACCTACAACTTCTACGAGGCCACCCGCGACTTCGCCGCCGCGCATCCCGAGGTGGTGGGCGCGGTGCTGCGCCAGCTTCGCGAGACCGGCCTGTGGGTCAATGCGCATCCTGCCGAGACAGCCGCCATCATCGCGCCCAAGGTGGGACTCGACACCGCGCTGGTGGAAACCTGGTTCAAGCGCGTGCCGTTCGGCGCGGTGCCGATCGACGAACGGATCGTCGCCTCGCAGCAGGCGGTGGCCGACGCGTTCTACGGCGTGAAGCTGATTCCGCGCAAGCTCGAGGTGGCTGAGAACGTCTGGCGCGATCGCGCTGTGGAAGAAGCGCTGGCCGCGAAGTAG